The following coding sequences lie in one Kribbella sp. NBC_00709 genomic window:
- the mutM gene encoding bifunctional DNA-formamidopyrimidine glycosylase/DNA-(apurinic or apyrimidinic site) lyase translates to MPELPEVEVVRRGLAQFTTGRTIDAVEVLHPRPVRRHAAGPDDFVARLKGQVFAEPARRGKYLWLPLVSGDAVLTHLGMSGQFRVQPVGAPDEPHLRVRFRFADDLGEVRFVDQRMFGGLSYSEGGAELPAEIAHIARDPFDPLFDPEAVTAKIRRRKTGLKRALLDQTAVSGIGNIYADEALWRAKLHYARATDSLKPLQIKGILQQAHEVMAEALTVGGTSFDALYVNVNGESGYFERGLNVYGQEGSPCPRDGRPIRREPFMNRSSYRCPKCQPVPRHVRW, encoded by the coding sequence GTGCCGGAACTTCCCGAAGTCGAGGTCGTCCGCCGGGGGCTCGCGCAGTTCACCACCGGCCGGACGATCGACGCCGTCGAGGTCCTGCACCCCCGTCCGGTACGGCGGCACGCCGCAGGGCCGGACGACTTCGTGGCCCGGCTCAAGGGCCAGGTGTTCGCCGAGCCGGCCCGCCGCGGGAAGTACCTGTGGCTCCCGCTGGTCTCCGGGGATGCCGTTCTCACCCACCTCGGGATGAGCGGTCAGTTCCGGGTCCAGCCCGTCGGCGCGCCCGACGAGCCGCATCTCCGGGTCCGATTCCGCTTTGCGGACGACCTCGGAGAGGTCCGTTTTGTGGACCAGCGGATGTTCGGTGGTCTGTCGTACTCCGAGGGCGGTGCCGAGCTGCCCGCCGAGATCGCCCACATCGCCCGCGATCCGTTCGATCCTCTGTTCGATCCGGAGGCGGTGACGGCGAAGATCCGGCGTCGGAAGACTGGCCTCAAGCGGGCGTTGCTCGACCAGACCGCGGTCAGCGGGATCGGCAACATCTACGCCGACGAAGCGTTGTGGCGGGCGAAGCTGCACTACGCCCGGGCAACAGATTCGCTGAAGCCCTTACAAATCAAGGGGATTCTCCAGCAGGCGCACGAGGTGATGGCCGAGGCGCTGACCGTTGGTGGCACCAGCTTCGACGCCCTGTACGTCAACGTGAACGGGGAATCCGGGTACTTCGAGCGCGGCCTGAACGTCTACGGGCAGGAGGGATCGCCGTGCCCGCGGGACGGGCGGCCGATCCGTCGCGAGCCGTTCATGAACCGTTCGTCGTACCGGTGCCCGAAATGTCAGCCCGTTCCTCGCCACGTTCGCTGGTGA
- the rnc gene encoding ribonuclease III, translated as MNSANETGLYAELNQRLGVSLADELLEHAFTHRSYAYENGGLPTNERLEFLGDSVLGVIVTESLFRNHPDLSEGRLAKLRAAVVNMRALAGVARELNLGKYLRLGRGEEATGGRDKSSILADCVEALIGAVYLDRGFEVAGSVVHRLFDDLMESSARLGAGLDWKTSLQELVAQLSVGVPEYVIAESGPDHAKTFEARVRIGSDTYGHGIGRSKKEAEQQAAETAWKALRAAHPDTIDPSTQP; from the coding sequence GTGAACTCTGCCAACGAAACGGGGCTCTACGCCGAGCTGAACCAGCGGCTCGGCGTATCGCTGGCTGACGAATTGCTGGAGCACGCCTTCACCCACCGCTCGTACGCGTACGAGAACGGCGGGTTGCCGACCAACGAGCGGCTGGAGTTCCTCGGGGACTCCGTGCTCGGCGTCATCGTCACGGAGTCGCTGTTCCGGAACCACCCGGACCTGTCCGAGGGCCGACTGGCCAAGCTACGGGCCGCGGTGGTCAACATGCGTGCGCTCGCGGGTGTCGCCCGCGAGCTCAACCTCGGCAAGTACCTGCGGCTCGGCCGCGGTGAGGAAGCCACCGGCGGCCGCGACAAGTCGTCGATCCTGGCCGACTGCGTCGAGGCGCTGATCGGCGCCGTCTACCTGGACCGCGGCTTCGAGGTCGCGGGCAGCGTGGTGCACCGGCTGTTCGACGACCTGATGGAGTCGTCGGCCCGGCTCGGCGCCGGCCTGGACTGGAAGACGTCGCTGCAGGAGCTGGTCGCCCAGCTCAGCGTCGGCGTCCCGGAGTACGTGATCGCGGAGTCCGGACCGGACCACGCGAAGACGTTCGAGGCCCGGGTCCGGATCGGCTCCGACACGTACGGTCACGGCATCGGCCGGAGCAAGAAGGAAGCCGAGCAGCAGGCCGCCGAGACCGCCTGGAAGGCCCTGCGCGCGGCGCATCCCGACACGATCGATCCGTCGACCCAGCCCTGA
- the rpmF gene encoding 50S ribosomal protein L32, translating into MAVPKRKMSRSNTRSRRAQWKTTAPSLVTCVNPACRAKHLQHTVCPNCGQYGAKGERRQVVES; encoded by the coding sequence GTGGCCGTTCCGAAGCGGAAGATGTCGCGCAGCAACACCCGTAGCCGCCGGGCCCAGTGGAAGACCACTGCCCCGTCGCTGGTGACCTGCGTGAACCCCGCCTGCCGCGCCAAGCACCTGCAGCACACCGTTTGCCCCAACTGCGGCCAGTACGGCGCCAAGGGCGAGCGTCGCCAGGTCGTCGAGAGCTAA
- a CDS encoding YceD family protein encodes MIDTHELSRRAGSQREVTFMAPAPANLGIDVIGVPEGDPIQFDLRLESVVEGVLVTGTARGRLVGECARCLVDIEDEFLADVQELYVYPESEAEPDEASRMEGDLIDLEPVLRDQVVLALPFQPLCTDDCPGLCPDCGVRLADEPGHQHEDGVDPRWAALGGLLQNDQQDN; translated from the coding sequence GTGATCGACACGCACGAGCTGTCACGCCGCGCCGGGTCCCAACGCGAAGTCACTTTCATGGCGCCGGCGCCGGCAAATCTCGGAATCGACGTGATCGGCGTCCCCGAAGGCGATCCGATCCAGTTCGATCTACGGCTGGAATCGGTGGTCGAAGGGGTGCTCGTCACCGGTACGGCCCGCGGCCGTCTGGTCGGGGAGTGCGCGCGGTGCCTGGTCGATATCGAGGACGAGTTCCTCGCTGACGTCCAGGAGCTGTACGTCTACCCGGAGAGCGAAGCCGAGCCGGACGAGGCCAGCCGGATGGAGGGCGATCTGATCGACCTCGAGCCGGTGCTGAGGGACCAGGTGGTGCTCGCACTACCGTTCCAGCCGCTGTGTACGGACGACTGTCCGGGTCTGTGCCCCGACTGCGGGGTACGCCTGGCGGACGAGCCCGGCCACCAGCACGAGGACGGTGTCGACCCGCGGTGGGCCGCCCTCGGCGGGTTGCTCCAGAACGACCAGCAAGACAACTGA
- the coaD gene encoding pantetheine-phosphate adenylyltransferase encodes MAKAVFPGTFDPPTVGHLDIVTRAAAAFDELIVATGVNQSKNRLFAPQERIEMLTELIAPFPNARVGTFEGLLVDYCRAEGAGVIVKGLRSAADYDYELQMAQLNRRMTGVDTIFFPTAPENAFISSSWVKEIARLGGDVSTFVTPAVHSRLLNKF; translated from the coding sequence ATGGCTAAGGCCGTCTTTCCAGGGACCTTCGATCCGCCCACCGTGGGGCACCTCGACATCGTCACCCGGGCGGCTGCCGCCTTCGACGAGCTGATCGTCGCGACCGGGGTGAACCAGTCGAAGAACCGGCTGTTCGCGCCGCAGGAGCGGATCGAGATGCTCACCGAGCTGATCGCGCCGTTCCCGAACGCGCGGGTCGGCACCTTCGAGGGGCTGCTGGTCGACTACTGCCGGGCCGAGGGCGCCGGCGTCATCGTGAAGGGCCTGCGCTCGGCCGCCGACTACGATTACGAGTTGCAGATGGCGCAGCTGAACCGGCGGATGACCGGAGTCGACACGATCTTCTTCCCGACCGCGCCGGAGAACGCTTTCATCTCCTCCAGCTGGGTCAAGGAGATCGCCCGCCTGGGCGGCGACGTGAGCACCTTCGTCACCCCGGCCGTTCACTCCCGGTTACTGAACAAGTTCTAG
- the rsmD gene encoding 16S rRNA (guanine(966)-N(2))-methyltransferase RsmD — MTRIVGGAAGGRRIAVPAGSGTRPTADRVREALFSSLESEFGSFDGLAVLDLYAGSGAIGLEALSRGAADVVLVESDRRAADVIAANIKVVGLPGAKLVTRPVEKITAGDTPVKFDLVFADPPYKLETSELQHLLTDLAERGWLADDAVVVVERGKREPWEWPEGFAALRDRKYGEARLWYGHRHG; from the coding sequence GTGACGCGGATTGTCGGGGGAGCGGCCGGTGGGCGGCGGATCGCCGTGCCGGCCGGGAGTGGGACCAGGCCGACCGCGGACCGGGTGCGGGAGGCGCTGTTCTCGTCGCTCGAGTCGGAGTTCGGCAGCTTCGACGGGCTGGCCGTGCTCGATCTGTACGCCGGGTCGGGGGCGATCGGGCTGGAAGCGCTGTCCCGTGGCGCCGCGGACGTGGTGCTGGTCGAGTCGGACCGGCGAGCCGCCGACGTGATCGCGGCCAACATCAAGGTGGTCGGGCTCCCCGGCGCGAAGCTCGTGACACGCCCGGTCGAGAAGATCACTGCGGGTGACACCCCGGTGAAGTTCGACCTGGTGTTCGCGGACCCGCCGTACAAGCTGGAGACGAGCGAGCTGCAGCACCTGCTGACCGACCTGGCGGAGCGCGGATGGCTGGCCGACGACGCGGTGGTGGTCGTCGAGCGGGGCAAGCGGGAGCCGTGGGAGTGGCCGGAAGGGTTCGCCGCGCTGCGGGACCGCAAGTACGGCGAGGCCCGCCTTTGGTACGGTCACCGCCATGGCTAA
- the recG gene encoding ATP-dependent DNA helicase RecG, translating to MKNDTERKLRDFLGAKTAKTFADVLEIETVGELLRHYPRRYLKKGELTPFDELEVGDQATVNGRVKKVTVRSLDTKAEIPLTDVQKWARRKTLTKVVVTDGRRDLELAFFNQPWLATKLTPGTAALFWGEVTMFRDTMQLKGPGTEILDEDDLTEAEIERRARPFRPLYPATAKLPTATIERSVKIVLDSLDERLDDPIPDLILRNEQLLSLREALQKVHLPDTEKDIQDAQQRFRFEEALVMQTILAQRRAVTDALNAVPRPRAEGGLLDEFDQRLPFQLTEGQAEVGEEIFADLARPHPMHRLLQGEVGSGKTVVALRAMLSVVDNGGQAALLAPTEVLAVQHHKTLTKMLGDLAEQGMLGGAEHATKIGLLTGSLNAAGRRTAMLDAASGAAGIVVGTHALLEDKVQFADLGLVVVDEQHRFGVEQRAALSAKSGENTPHVLVMTATPIPRTVAMTVFGDLAVSTLTQLPAGRSPIQSSVVPAKEKPEWLQRAWTRVREEVGKGHQVYVVCPRIGDDVKNAGDEEGEFAAGEEEQAGGKKQQARPPISVMQVAEALGEILHDLRVEILHGRLPADEKDAVMSRFAAGDVDVLIATTVIEVGVDVPNASTMVIMDADRFGISQLHQLRGRVGRGKVPGLCLLVTDLWPGSRSYGRLDAVASTTDGFELSRIDLETRREGDVLGVAQSGRRSSLKLLSVLRDEDIILAARHVANSIVSVDADLAEYPVLRSVVRAALESETTEYLEKT from the coding sequence ATGAAGAACGACACGGAGCGGAAGCTGCGAGACTTCCTCGGAGCCAAGACCGCCAAGACCTTCGCCGACGTGCTCGAGATCGAGACCGTCGGCGAGCTGCTGCGGCACTACCCGCGGCGGTACCTGAAGAAGGGTGAGCTGACCCCGTTCGACGAGCTCGAGGTCGGCGACCAGGCGACCGTCAACGGGCGGGTCAAGAAGGTCACCGTGCGATCGCTCGACACCAAGGCCGAGATCCCGCTCACCGACGTCCAGAAATGGGCCCGCCGCAAGACGCTGACCAAGGTCGTCGTCACCGACGGCCGGCGCGACCTCGAGCTGGCGTTCTTCAACCAGCCCTGGCTGGCGACCAAGCTCACGCCCGGCACCGCGGCCCTGTTCTGGGGCGAGGTGACGATGTTCCGCGACACCATGCAGCTGAAGGGCCCCGGCACCGAGATCCTCGACGAGGACGACCTGACCGAGGCCGAGATCGAACGCCGGGCCCGGCCGTTCCGCCCGCTCTACCCGGCGACCGCGAAGTTGCCGACCGCCACGATCGAGCGGTCGGTCAAGATCGTGCTGGACAGCCTGGACGAGCGGCTCGACGACCCGATCCCGGACCTGATCCTGCGCAACGAGCAGCTGCTCAGCCTGCGCGAAGCCCTGCAGAAGGTGCATCTTCCCGACACCGAGAAGGACATCCAGGACGCGCAGCAGCGGTTCCGGTTCGAGGAAGCGCTGGTGATGCAGACGATCCTCGCGCAGCGCCGCGCCGTCACGGATGCGCTCAACGCCGTACCGCGGCCGCGGGCCGAAGGCGGTCTGCTCGACGAGTTCGACCAGCGGCTGCCGTTCCAGCTGACCGAGGGCCAGGCCGAGGTGGGGGAGGAGATCTTCGCCGACCTGGCCCGTCCGCACCCGATGCACCGGCTCCTGCAAGGTGAGGTCGGCTCCGGCAAGACCGTGGTCGCGCTGCGGGCGATGCTGTCCGTGGTCGACAACGGCGGTCAGGCGGCGCTGCTCGCTCCGACCGAAGTGCTCGCCGTCCAGCACCACAAGACGCTGACGAAGATGCTCGGCGACCTGGCGGAGCAGGGGATGCTCGGCGGCGCGGAGCATGCCACCAAGATCGGTCTGCTGACCGGCTCGCTGAACGCGGCAGGCCGCCGTACGGCGATGCTCGATGCCGCGAGCGGTGCGGCGGGGATCGTCGTGGGCACGCACGCGCTGCTCGAGGACAAGGTCCAGTTCGCCGACCTCGGGCTCGTCGTCGTCGACGAGCAGCACCGGTTCGGCGTCGAGCAGCGGGCCGCGCTGAGCGCGAAATCCGGCGAGAACACCCCGCACGTCCTGGTCATGACCGCCACCCCGATCCCGCGGACCGTGGCGATGACGGTGTTCGGCGACCTCGCGGTCTCGACACTCACCCAGCTCCCCGCGGGCCGGTCGCCGATCCAGTCGTCGGTCGTCCCCGCCAAGGAGAAGCCCGAGTGGCTCCAGCGCGCCTGGACCCGGGTCCGCGAGGAGGTCGGCAAGGGCCACCAGGTGTACGTCGTGTGCCCGCGGATCGGCGACGACGTCAAGAACGCCGGCGACGAGGAAGGCGAGTTCGCGGCCGGCGAGGAGGAACAGGCCGGCGGCAAGAAGCAGCAGGCGCGGCCGCCGATCTCGGTCATGCAGGTGGCCGAGGCCCTCGGCGAGATCCTGCACGACCTGCGGGTCGAGATCCTGCACGGGCGGCTGCCCGCGGACGAGAAGGACGCGGTGATGTCCCGGTTCGCGGCCGGCGACGTCGACGTACTGATCGCGACCACGGTGATCGAGGTCGGCGTCGACGTACCGAACGCCTCGACGATGGTGATCATGGACGCCGACCGGTTCGGCATCTCGCAGCTGCACCAGCTGCGCGGCCGGGTCGGGCGGGGCAAGGTGCCGGGGTTGTGCCTGCTGGTCACTGATCTGTGGCCGGGATCGCGCTCGTACGGGCGCCTCGACGCCGTCGCGTCCACCACGGACGGCTTCGAGCTGTCCCGGATCGACCTTGAGACCCGGCGCGAGGGCGACGTGCTCGGCGTGGCGCAGTCCGGCCGTCGAAGCAGCCTCAAGCTGCTCAGCGTCCTCCGCGACGAGGACATCATCCTCGCCGCCCGCCACGTGGCGAATTCGATCGTCTCGGTCGACGCGGACCTCGCCGAGTACCCAGTACTACGGTCTGTAGTACGGGCCGCTCTGGAATCGGAGACCACCGAGTACCTGGAGAAGACGTGA
- a CDS encoding DAK2 domain-containing protein, which produces MEELTVEVLRAWARTALAELARARTEIDELNVYPVPDGDTGTNLYLTWEAACDALPKGELTFTEAIQAFGRGALLGARGNSGVITSQLIRACGLRLNENLPHHQTDGVLADPRMSEPAAFADALKYAADAAYSAVAQPVEGTMLTVARAAATGAMTAANDGKTLADVCLAAVASARQALTKTTEQLEVLRRAGVVDAGGAGLVVILGAMESVLTGQVVRVDVPARVEPQGESAEAEDGPAYEVMYLLDAPDDKVGDFRQTLATLGDSVVVVGGDGLWNVHVHTDNVGAAIEHGIDIGRPHRIRVTHFDDQAHHHEPAPGRAMIAVVAGDGLADLYVEAGARVIRGGPGRRCSTGELLQAIEQSQAPEIVILPNDQDSIAVAEAAATAARQDGIRVAVIPTRAQVQGLAAIAVHDPERSFDDDVVHLSAAAGQTRHGAVTIAIKDAWTMAGRCRTGDALGVVDGDFALITEDLETAAVGVVDRLLGGGGELLTIVTGRDVPPGLAEAVERHVRRQRKDVDVVVYDGGQDRYPLLIGVE; this is translated from the coding sequence GTGGAGGAACTGACGGTCGAGGTACTGCGGGCCTGGGCCCGGACGGCGCTGGCGGAGCTGGCGCGGGCCCGGACCGAGATCGACGAGCTGAACGTGTACCCGGTCCCGGACGGCGACACCGGCACCAACCTCTACCTGACCTGGGAAGCCGCCTGCGACGCGCTGCCCAAGGGCGAGCTGACGTTCACCGAGGCGATCCAGGCCTTCGGCCGCGGCGCCCTGCTCGGCGCGCGCGGGAACTCCGGCGTGATCACCTCCCAGCTGATCCGGGCCTGCGGCCTCCGCCTCAACGAGAACCTCCCGCACCACCAGACCGACGGTGTCCTCGCCGACCCCCGGATGAGCGAACCCGCCGCCTTCGCCGACGCGCTCAAGTACGCCGCCGACGCCGCGTACAGCGCGGTCGCCCAACCCGTCGAAGGCACCATGCTCACCGTCGCCCGCGCCGCCGCCACCGGCGCGATGACCGCCGCGAACGACGGCAAGACCCTCGCCGACGTCTGCCTGGCCGCCGTCGCATCCGCCCGGCAGGCCCTCACCAAGACCACCGAACAGCTCGAGGTACTCCGGCGTGCGGGCGTCGTCGACGCCGGGGGAGCCGGTCTGGTGGTGATCCTCGGCGCGATGGAGTCCGTGCTCACGGGCCAGGTCGTCCGGGTGGATGTGCCGGCCAGAGTCGAGCCCCAAGGTGAGAGCGCCGAGGCCGAGGACGGACCGGCGTACGAGGTGATGTACCTGCTCGACGCGCCCGACGACAAGGTCGGCGACTTCCGGCAGACGCTGGCCACGCTCGGCGACTCGGTCGTCGTGGTCGGCGGCGACGGGCTCTGGAACGTCCACGTCCACACCGACAACGTCGGCGCCGCGATCGAGCACGGAATCGACATCGGCCGCCCGCACCGCATCCGGGTCACCCACTTTGACGACCAGGCCCACCACCACGAGCCCGCCCCGGGCCGGGCCATGATCGCCGTCGTCGCCGGTGACGGACTGGCCGACCTGTACGTCGAGGCCGGCGCCCGGGTCATCCGCGGCGGCCCCGGCCGGCGCTGCTCGACCGGCGAACTGCTGCAGGCGATCGAACAGTCCCAGGCACCCGAGATCGTGATCCTGCCCAACGACCAGGATTCGATCGCGGTCGCCGAGGCCGCCGCCACCGCCGCCCGCCAGGACGGCATCCGGGTCGCCGTCATCCCGACCCGCGCGCAGGTCCAGGGTCTGGCCGCGATCGCCGTCCACGACCCGGAGCGCAGTTTCGACGACGACGTCGTACACCTGTCCGCGGCCGCCGGACAGACCCGGCACGGCGCCGTGACCATCGCGATCAAGGACGCCTGGACGATGGCCGGCCGCTGCCGGACCGGCGACGCGCTGGGCGTGGTCGACGGCGACTTCGCGCTGATCACCGAGGATCTGGAGACCGCCGCGGTCGGTGTCGTCGACCGGCTGCTCGGCGGCGGCGGCGAGCTGCTCACCATCGTCACCGGCCGGGATGTGCCCCCCGGCCTGGCCGAGGCTGTGGAGCGGCACGTCCGCCGGCAGCGCAAAGATGTCGACGTCGTGGTGTACGACGGAGGGCAGGACAGGTACCCGTTGCTGATCGGGGTCGAATGA
- a CDS encoding SAM-dependent methyltransferase codes for MPRSVLFSFASDSYRYAVREIREAFPGEHRFERLGAEVARLADTAVPVEEFAAACDEGRIMFVRHLTREIAGYPLDDLPTESELATTLLEEISARSVAVQTWVDGTGSSYHHLIVDALAGRGVTSTRSGQDVVVSGVVAGKQLLIGVNRLADSLSDWPGGRMRLARGDERVSRSEFKLEEAIATFGLELSPGGKAVDLGASPGGWTRILRQHGQEVWSVDPGSLDPRLRGDQRIHHEATTAGRFFAANRVRFDVVVNDMRMDQVMSARMMLDAAAQLHRGGLAIVTLKGGGKNPLDGARRGIDVLRERYDVLHARQLHHNRNEITVVARKHD; via the coding sequence GTGCCTCGCTCCGTTCTGTTCTCGTTCGCGTCCGACAGTTACCGGTACGCGGTCCGCGAGATCCGGGAGGCGTTTCCTGGTGAGCACCGGTTCGAGCGGCTGGGAGCCGAGGTGGCCCGGCTGGCCGACACCGCGGTTCCGGTCGAGGAGTTCGCGGCGGCGTGTGACGAAGGCCGCATCATGTTCGTCCGGCACCTGACCCGGGAGATCGCCGGCTACCCGCTGGACGACCTGCCGACCGAGTCCGAGCTCGCGACGACGCTGCTCGAGGAGATCTCGGCCAGGTCGGTCGCGGTACAGACCTGGGTCGACGGCACCGGCAGCTCCTACCACCACCTGATCGTCGACGCGCTGGCCGGCCGTGGGGTGACGAGCACCCGGTCCGGCCAGGACGTCGTCGTGTCCGGCGTCGTGGCCGGGAAGCAGTTGCTGATCGGCGTGAACCGGCTGGCGGACAGTCTGTCGGACTGGCCGGGTGGGCGGATGCGGCTGGCTCGTGGGGACGAGCGGGTGTCGCGGTCGGAGTTCAAGCTGGAGGAGGCGATCGCGACCTTCGGGCTGGAGCTGTCGCCGGGCGGGAAGGCGGTCGACCTGGGCGCGTCGCCGGGCGGCTGGACGCGGATCCTGCGGCAGCACGGGCAAGAGGTGTGGTCGGTGGACCCGGGTTCGCTGGACCCGCGGCTGCGGGGCGATCAGCGGATCCATCACGAGGCGACGACCGCGGGGCGTTTCTTCGCGGCGAACCGGGTCCGCTTCGACGTGGTCGTCAACGACATGCGGATGGATCAGGTCATGAGCGCCCGGATGATGCTCGACGCGGCGGCTCAGCTGCATCGCGGCGGTCTGGCGATCGTCACGTTGAAGGGCGGCGGCAAGAATCCGCTCGACGGCGCCCGGCGCGGCATCGACGTGCTTCGCGAGCGGTACGACGTACTGCATGCCCGCCAGCTGCATCACAACCGGAACGAGATCACGGTGGTGGCGCGCAAACACGACTAG
- the rpmB gene encoding 50S ribosomal protein L28, translating to MSKKCDVCGKQPTFGNSVARLGKGAMIRRVKARTPRRFNPNIQPVRAIIKGTPTKLKVCTSCIKAGKVQRVVG from the coding sequence ATGTCTAAGAAGTGCGATGTCTGCGGCAAGCAGCCGACGTTCGGCAACAGCGTTGCCCGTCTGGGTAAGGGCGCGATGATCCGGCGGGTCAAGGCTCGTACGCCCCGCCGTTTCAACCCCAACATCCAGCCGGTCCGGGCGATCATCAAGGGAACCCCGACCAAGCTGAAGGTGTGCACGTCCTGCATCAAGGCCGGCAAGGTCCAGCGCGTCGTCGGCTGA
- a CDS encoding aldo/keto reductase, producing the protein MTDQTLRWGIIGTGNIASRFAGQVPTSKTNEVVAVGSRSLDSANAFADKWDIAHRHGSYDDLLADETVDAVYIATPHPMHVEWAIKTAEAGKHVLCEKPLAINRAWSEAMIEAAVRNDVFLMEAFMYRCLPQTKLVAQLVRDGEIGTVHQIQATFAFAAGFRPESRIFADELAGGGILDVGGYPVSYARLIAGIAAGQPFADPAAVSAVGHVGETGVDEWTVATLFFDGGITAQVSTGVRLSDQNQVRIFGSEGYLVVEDPWFGGDGKPAHVTLHKVGEEPRDISAEPALIYTAEAEAVQAAIRSGAKQAPEMSWADTLGNLTVQDQWRAAIGQQYASERDDAVIPTATGRPLTRRDDAPMTYGKVPGLDKQVSRLVMGVDNQQTLPHAAVIFDDFVERGGTTFDTAYIYGGGRGEKLLGQWMTSRGNRDDVVVIGKGAHTPYCDPESITRQLHESLERLQTDHVDLYLMHRDNEEIPVSEFVDVLNEHFKAGRIKAFGGSNWSLERFDAANAYAEANSKQPFTLLSNHLSLARAYDVPWAGCRHVSDDESQAWLRERQVALFPWSSQARGFFTGRAKPEDTSDSELVRCFYSDENFGRLDRARELAKAKGVEPTAIALAWLLHQPYPVFPLIGPRHVSETRTSTPGLSVSLTEDEVAYLTS; encoded by the coding sequence TTGACTGACCAAACGCTCCGCTGGGGCATCATCGGCACCGGCAACATCGCTTCCCGGTTCGCCGGCCAGGTGCCGACGTCGAAGACCAACGAGGTCGTCGCCGTCGGCAGCCGCTCCCTCGACTCGGCCAACGCCTTCGCCGACAAGTGGGACATCGCGCACCGGCACGGTTCCTACGACGACCTGCTCGCCGACGAGACCGTCGACGCGGTCTACATCGCCACCCCGCACCCGATGCACGTCGAGTGGGCGATCAAGACCGCCGAGGCCGGCAAGCACGTGCTGTGCGAGAAGCCGCTCGCGATCAACCGGGCCTGGTCCGAGGCGATGATCGAGGCCGCGGTACGCAACGACGTCTTCCTGATGGAGGCGTTCATGTACCGGTGCCTGCCGCAGACCAAGCTGGTCGCCCAGCTCGTCCGCGACGGCGAGATCGGCACGGTCCACCAGATCCAGGCCACCTTCGCCTTCGCCGCCGGATTCCGGCCGGAGAGCCGGATCTTCGCCGACGAGCTCGCCGGCGGCGGCATCCTCGATGTCGGCGGCTACCCGGTCTCGTACGCGCGGCTGATCGCCGGCATCGCGGCCGGGCAGCCGTTCGCCGACCCGGCCGCGGTCAGCGCCGTCGGCCACGTCGGCGAGACCGGCGTCGACGAGTGGACGGTCGCCACGCTGTTCTTCGACGGTGGCATCACCGCGCAGGTCAGCACCGGCGTACGGCTGTCCGACCAGAACCAGGTCCGGATCTTCGGCAGCGAGGGCTACCTCGTCGTCGAGGACCCGTGGTTCGGCGGCGACGGCAAGCCGGCCCACGTCACCCTGCACAAGGTGGGGGAGGAGCCGCGGGACATCTCCGCGGAGCCGGCCCTCATCTACACGGCCGAGGCCGAGGCGGTGCAGGCAGCGATCCGGTCGGGCGCGAAACAGGCCCCGGAGATGAGCTGGGCCGACACGCTCGGCAACCTCACCGTCCAGGACCAGTGGCGGGCGGCGATCGGGCAGCAGTACGCGAGCGAACGCGACGACGCGGTCATCCCGACCGCGACCGGACGTCCGCTCACCCGGCGCGACGACGCCCCGATGACCTATGGGAAGGTGCCCGGCCTGGACAAGCAGGTGTCCCGGCTCGTCATGGGCGTCGACAACCAGCAGACGCTGCCGCACGCCGCGGTCATCTTCGACGACTTCGTCGAGCGCGGCGGTACGACGTTCGACACGGCGTACATCTACGGCGGCGGACGCGGCGAGAAGCTGCTCGGGCAGTGGATGACGTCCCGCGGCAACCGCGACGACGTCGTTGTCATCGGCAAGGGCGCGCACACGCCGTACTGCGACCCCGAGTCGATCACCCGCCAGCTGCACGAGAGCCTCGAACGACTGCAGACCGACCACGTCGACCTGTACCTGATGCACCGCGACAACGAGGAGATCCCGGTCTCCGAGTTCGTCGACGTCCTCAACGAGCACTTCAAGGCCGGCCGGATCAAGGCGTTCGGCGGCTCCAACTGGTCGCTGGAACGCTTCGACGCCGCCAACGCGTACGCCGAGGCGAACAGCAAGCAGCCGTTCACCCTGCTCAGCAACCACCTCAGCCTCGCCCGCGCGTACGACGTACCGTGGGCCGGCTGCCGGCACGTGTCCGACGACGAATCGCAGGCGTGGTTGCGGGAACGGCAGGTCGCGCTGTTCCCGTGGTCGAGCCAAGCCCGCGGGTTCTTCACCGGCCGGGCCAAGCCGGAGGACACGTCGGACTCCGAGCTCGTGCGCTGCTTCTACTCCGACGAGAACTTCGGCAGGCTGGACCGGGCGCGGGAGCTCGCGAAGGCCAAGGGAGTCGAGCCGACCGCCATCGCTTTGGCGTGGCTGCTGCACCAGCCGTATCCTGTATTTCCGCTGATCGGGCCGCGGCACGTCAGCGAAACACGCACCTCGACACCGGGTCTTTCGGTGTCGTTGACCGAGGACGAAGTGGCCTACCTCACGTCCTGA